A stretch of the Pseudorasbora parva isolate DD20220531a chromosome 13, ASM2467924v1, whole genome shotgun sequence genome encodes the following:
- the adamts13 gene encoding A disintegrin and metalloproteinase with thrombospondin motifs 13 isoform X2 codes for MWSNMGTLIWLFLAPGLLKTTALLISQCTLQKDFLESLKPQDLFYYFDTISTKSVPHFELVWVNCSRNESVRGLWRCSFQTEGERFELGQHRDEQPVSCPTSLEMVINSTVSVVKKREDMCCEQLKLLRPAHTRTLLPVCHGKLQGLIQSGERRLNIRPVLQKHIDHLKDLTMDLPAGVPHLLLTHTLPVRTHLKQPKSQFRLRRTPLGSEVTHLELAVVVGPDVYDVHRQDTERYILTNLNIASELLRDVSLGANIRVHLVRMVILTEPKPDIQISENITSSLKSVCEWGQKVNPDADTDPLHADLLLYITRFDLVLPNGNKLVRGVTQLGGVCSTQWNCVITEDTGFDLGITIAHEIGHSFGINHDGIDNTCSSSGFMMASDGGYNSVDLTWSQCSRDQLHNFFSAGKAECVKDVPVLGGSVQDWRPGLFYGVDDQCRIAFGSSATACSFTKDDMASCRVLSCHINPRDRSSCTRLLVPLLDGTECGPSQWCFKGRCVTPSTLGSSMIVHGSWSSWSEFSPCSRTCGGGITHRRRQCNNPRAAFGGSVCKGQDIEAELCNRQPCESTQLEFMSQQCSATDQQPLSVSTDSSSVYSWIPAVSFTSGDAQCKLMCRSREQDFMVSRGSQFIDGTRCEAGNSVPPGSISACLGGKCQLFGCDGVMHSGKLEDVCGVCGGNGSTCQFISKTYSGGEAGEYVTFLTLPLNASRVHVINTKPVFTHLAVLLNDKYVVSGDGSPGLSITYPSPLEKSPMIYNLYLTPDHQPQTEELTISGPVTDKIHIQVFRKYGQEYGDLTSPNISYQYYSFDAVSVERAVEGRWSTVISACSVTCGTGIQKISQHCVDVVTLEHLEDELCSTSLQTPDLLQPCFLPSCPPSWELGEFGPCSAPCGVGERVRSVTCFQKQGMVKVELPDSDCTLDSKPPTTETCNSQICPARWQVSEPGECSAVCGPGEAQRTVSCVRTHHGSDSEVDQNLCSKPKPPEHVPCVVDVCPIGWDSQKETEMTRTDSYVMPRSRMVPVYVWSPVIGQCSKTCGNGSQQVWFSCMDHQSRLEVPEFLCDRTSKPELYIQPCSPSICPAVWRFIQGPCSVSCGGGLAKRVLYCSQRVKGGVGNKDLVVGESACQSVPRPSEVVECNTEICPARWQVGQQGDCSVSCGMGVSVRRVQCVQYEGGVERIVEEERCESGNKPPVIAPCFTQVCSFHWDVHEWSECSVSCGYGIQSRTVSCKGPSSPLPVSPFLCLHLPKPITIQACYSPDCSSAHTSTPEPNVTHVQSEHQRGEGTWRTPRVLTKTTLGPAVRIMKMKKSFSAIVPTVDLMKSTMSTPTEPPQTS; via the exons ATGTGGTCGAACATGGGAACTCTGATCTGGCTCTTTCTAGCTCCCGGCTTGTTAAAAACAACAGCTCTGCTGATTTCACAATGCACTTTGCAGAAG GATTTTTTAGAGTCACTGAAACCTCaagatttgttttattattttgataCTATTTCGACTAAATCAG TGCCTCACTTTGAGCTGGTTTGGGTGAATTGCTCGAGGAATGAGTCTGTCAGAGGGCTGTGGAGGTGCTCGTTTCAAACCGAAGGAGAGAGATTTGAGTTGGGCCAGCACAGAGATGAACAACCGGTGTCCTGTCCCACAAGTCTGGAGATGGTGATCAACTCAACAGTCAGTGTGGTGAAGAAGAGGGAGGACATGTGCTGCGAGCAGCTGAAGTTACTGAGACCAGCACATACAAGAACTCTTCTCCCCGTCTGCCATGGCAAATTA CAAGGTCTGATTCAGTCCGGGGAGAGGAGGCTGAATATTCGCCCAGTGCTTCAGAAACACATAGACCATCTGAAGGATCTTACTATGGATTTACCTGCTGGTGTACCTCACCTGCTATTAACCCACACATTACCAGTGAGGACACATCTTAAACAGCCCAAGA GCCAGTTCAGGTTACGGAGGACACCtctggggtcagaggtcacacaTCTGGAGCTAGCAGTGGTGGTTGGTCCAGATGTTTATGATGTCCATAGGCAAGACACTGAGAGATACATCCTAACCAACCTCAACatc GCCTCTGAGCTTCTGAGAGATGTTAGTCTTGGTGCCAATATAAGAGTTCACCTTGTCCGTATGGTCATTCTCACAGAGCCAAAG CCAGACATCCAGATCTCTGAAAATATAACCTCTTCTCTGAAAAGTGTGTGCGAGTGGGGTCAGAAGGTCAACCCTGATGCGGACACTGACCCTTTACATGCAGATCTGCTGTTATACATTACCAG GTTTGATCTGGTGTTGCCTAATGGGAATAAGCTTGTGAGAGGTGTAACTCAGCTGGGTGGAGTTTGTTCTACTCAGTGGAACTGTGTGATTACTGAGGATACAGGCTTTGATCTTGGCATCACCATTGCACATGAGATTGGCCACAG TTTTGGCATAAATCACGATGGAATAGACAACACATGCAGCTCTAGTGGCTTTATGATGGCATCTGACGGAGGTTATAACAGTGTCGATCTGACCTGGTCCCAGTGCAGCAGGGATCAGCTCCACAACTTCTTCAG TGCTGGCAAAGCAGAGTGTGTTAAGGATGTTCCGGTCTTGGGTGGTTCAGTGCAGGACTGGAGGCCTGGTCTGTTCTATGGAGTGGACGATCAGTGCCGTATAGCATTTGGCAGCTCAGCTACTGCTTGTTCTTTCACTAAGGATGATATG GCAAGCTGCCGGGTTCTGTCCTGCCATATCAACCCTCGTGACCGTAGCTCGTGTACTCGTCTCCTTGTTCCACTACTGGACGGGACGGAGTGTGGGCCCAGTCAG TGGTGTTTTAAAGGTCGGTGTGTGACTCCTTCCACTTTGGGTTCCTCCATGATTGTTCACGGCTCATGGTCTTCATGGTCCGAATTCTCTCCCTGCTCGCGAACATGCGGAGGAGGAATCACTCACCGCAGAAGGCAGTGCAACAACCCCAG GGCAGCCTTTGGTGGTTCCGTCTGTAAAGGACAGGACATAGAAGCTGAACTTTGTAATCGGCAG CCATGTGAGTCGACTCAGCTGGAATTCATGTCTCAGCAGTGCTCAGCCACAGACCAGCAGCCTCTTTCAGTGTCTACAGACTCCAGCTCAGTCTACTCTTGGATCCCTGCCGTCAGCTTCACCTCAG GTGACGCTCAGTGTAAACTAATGTGTCGCTCACGTGAGCAGGACTTCATGGTGAGTCGCGGGTCTCAGTTCATTGATGGGACGcggtgtgaagctggtaattcTGTGCCACCTGGTTCCATTTCTGCCTGTCTGGGTGGAAAGTGCCAG CTGTTTGGCTGTGATGGAGTAATGCATTCTGGGAAGTTGGAGGATGTGTGTGGGGTGTGTGGGGGCAATGGCTCCACCTGCCAGTTCATCTCAAAGACCTATTCAGGTGGAGAGGCTGGAG aGTATGTCACTTTCCTCACCCTTCCTCTGAACGCCTCTCGGGTTCATGTGATTAACACAAAGCCGGTTTTTACACACCTTG CGGTGctattaaatgataaatatgtgGTGTCTGGAGACGGAAGCCCAGGGCTAAGCATCACATACCCCTCACCTCTGGAGAAGAGCCCCATGATCTATAACCTCTACCTCACACCTGACCACCAACCTCAAACTGAAGAGCTCACTATTTCTGGACCAGTCACAGACAAGATCCACATACAG GTGTTTCGGAAATATGGGCAAGAGTATGGAGACCTTACCAGTCCAAACATCTCATACCAGTACTACTCATTTGATGCTGTTTCAGTGGAGAGAGCTGTTGAGGGCAGATGGTCCACTGTTATATCAGCCTGCTCAGTAACCTGTGGCACAG GCATCCAGAAAATCAGTCAGCACTGTGTAGATGTGGTCACACTCGAGCACCTGGAAGATGAGCTCTGTAGTACATCCCTTCAAACACCAGATCTGCTGCAGCCCTGCTTTCTGCCAAGCTGCCCACCCAG CTGGGAGTTAGGTGAGTTTGGACCCTGCAGCGCCCCCTGTGGTGTAGGAGAGCGAGTGCGCTCTGTCACATGTTTTCAGAAGCAAGGTATGGTGAAAGTGGAGCTGCCTGACTCTGACTGTACGCTTGACTCTAAACCACCAACAACTGAAACCTGCAACTCCCAAATCTGTCCTGCCAG atGGCAGGTGTCTGAGCCTGGTGAGTGCTCGGCTGTGTGTGGACCCGGGGAGGCCCAGAGAACGGTATCTTGTGTCCGCACCCATCATGGATCTGATTCTGAGGTTGACCAAAATTTGTGTTCTAAACCCAAACCACCAGAACATGTTCCCTGTGTGGTGGACGTTTGTCCTATTGGCTGGGATAGCCAAAAAGAG ACCGAGATGACCCGTACAGATTCCTATGTAATGCCCCGTTCCAGAATGGTTCCAGTTTATGTTTGGAGCCCTGTGATTGGCCAGTGCTCCAAGACCTGTGGAAATG GATCTCAGCAGGTTTGGTTCTCCTGTATGGATCACCAATCACGTCTAGAGGTCCCAGAGTTCCTTTGTGATCGTACCAGTAAACCAGAGCTGTATATTCAGCCCTGTAGCCCATCAATATGTCCTGCTGT GTGGCGCTTCATACAGGGACCGTGCAGTGTTTCTTGTGGAGGTGGTTTAGCTAAAAGAGTCCTGTACTGTTCCCAGAGGGTAAAGGGAGGAGTCGGAAACAAGGATTTGGTGGTGGGAGAATCTGCTTGTCAGTCTGTGCCAAGACCTTCAGAGGTAGTGGAGTGTAATACAGAAATTTGTCCAGCCag GTGGCAGGTGGGACAGCAGGGCGACTGTTCGGTGTCTTGCGGGATGGGCGTATCTGTGAGGAGAGTGCAGTGTGTTCAGTATGAGGGGGGTGTAGAGAGGATTGTGGAGGAGGAGCGGTGTGAGTCAGGAAACAAACCTCCCGTCATTGCACCATGCTTCACTCAAGTCTGTTCTTTCCACTGGGATGTGCATGAGTGGAGTGAG TGCTCTGTCTCATGTGGTTACGGGATCCAGTCTCGGACCGTGTCCTGTAAGGGTCCATCCAGTCCTCTTCCTGTTAGCCCCTTTCTTTGCCTCCACTTGCCAAAGCCCATCACCATCCAGGCCTGCTATAGCCCTGACTGTTCCTCAGCCCACACCTCCACGCCAGAGCCCAACGTCACTCACGTCCAGTCGGAGCACCAGAGAGGAGAGGGGACATGGAGAACTCCACGAGTGCTTACAAAAACCACACTAGGTCCAGCTGTCCGAATtatgaagatgaagaagagtTTTTCAGCCATTGTACCCACGGTGGATTTGATGAAAAGCACAATGAGCACGCCAACAGAACCACCACAGACCAGTTAG